A section of the Engraulis encrasicolus isolate BLACKSEA-1 chromosome 8, IST_EnEncr_1.0, whole genome shotgun sequence genome encodes:
- the LOC134454065 gene encoding dehydrogenase/reductase SDR family member 11 yields MERWKGRVALVTGASVGIGAAIAKALVRHGMKVVGCARTVEKIEKLAAECQSAGLSGSLIPYKCDLSNEEEILSMFSAIKTLHQGVDVCINNAGLAHPEPLLSGKTEGWRTMMDVNVLALSICTREAYQSMKERNVDDGHIININSMSGHRVVPSSAVHFYSATKYAVTALTEGLRQELREANTHIRATAISPGLVETEFAFRLHGDDPEKAAATYASIKCLEAGDIASAVVYALSAPPHVQIGDILMRPVEQTS; encoded by the exons ATGGAACGGTGGAAAGGAAGAGTCGCTCTCGTGACTGGAGCCTCCGTTGGAATAGGGGCGGCCATCGCGAAAGCTCTTGTCCGACATGGAATGAAGGTGGTCGGCTGCGCGAGGACCGTGGAGAAGATAGAG AAACTGGCAGCAGAATGTCAGAGTGCCGGCTTAAGTGGCAGTCTCATCCCCTACAAATGCGACCTCTCCAACGAAGAGGAGATCCTCTCCATGTTTTCCGCCATCAAGACCCTGCACCAGGGCGTTGACGTGTGCATCAACAACGCCGGCCTGGCTCACCCTGAGCCGCTGCTGAGTGGCAAAACGGAAGGCTGGAGGACCATGATGGAT GTCAATGTCCTGGCGTTATCAATATGCACACGTGAGGCCTATCAGTCCATGAAGGAGAGAAACGTAGATGATGGCcacatcatcaacatcaacag TATGAGTGGGCACAGGGTAGTTCCGAGCTCCGCTGTTCATTTCTACAGTGCCACCAAGTACGCAGTGACTGCGCTGACTGAAGGCCTCCGTCAGGAACTCAGAGAGGCCAACACCCACATACGAGCCACC GCCATATCACCCGGCTTAGTGGAAACAGAATTTGCCTTCAGACTTCATGGTGACGATCCAGAAAAAGCTGCTGCAACATACGCAAGCATTAAG TGCTTGGAGGCGGGTGACATAGCCAGTGCCGTGGTGTACGCCCTCAGTGCCCCCCCTCACGTACAG ATTGGTGACATTCTGATGAGGCCAGTGGAGCAGACATCCTAA
- the ca4b gene encoding carbonic anhydrase 4b, whose product MLNWAFSDWCYQSQFTCAKPCQGPLKWHEVAPTCGGKAQSPINIVTKRARIDSVLQPLTYISYQHAFHSDIINNGHSVQVNLPDSAKIEGGNLGSTYKALQLHFHWGAHGGPGSEHTIDGEQYPMEMHIVHIKQQYHSLAEALKDPSGVAVLGLFYQESGSSNGKYDSIINALQSIKSPGMNTTLYDLSLDSLIPPHSNLTAYYRYQGSLTTPQCDEAVVWTVFENPIPLSKQQLSAFSQLSFADGTNMTDTFRPVQPLNGREVYRSSAVTVIFNSLLLLCSFFALSLSC is encoded by the exons ATGTTAAATTGGGCATTCTCTG ATTGGTGCTACCAGTCTCAGTTTACCTGTGCCAAGCCATGCCAAG GTCCTTTAAAGTGGCATGAGGTGGCGCCAACTTGTGGAGGAAAAGCCCAGTCTCCGATCAACATAGTCACCAAAAGGGCCCGCATAGACTCTGTCCTCCAGCCTCTCACATACATAAGCTACCAGCATGCCTTTCACAGTGACATCATCAACAATGGCCATTCTG TCCAAGTGAACCTGCCAGACAGTGCGAAGATCGAGGGTGGCAACTTGGGCTCCACTTATAAGGCCCTTCAGCTTCACTTCCACTGGGGAGCCCATGGGGGACCTGGCTCTGAACACACCATTGATGGAGAGCAGTATCCTATGGAg ATGCATATAGTTCACATCAAGCAGCAATATCATTCGTTAGCTGAGGCCCTAAAAGATCCGTCTGGAGTTGCAGTTCTTGGATTATTTTACCAG GAATCCGGAAGTTCAAACGGAAAGTATGATTCGATTATAAATGCCCTGCAGAGCATCAAAAGTCCAG GCATGAACACCACCCTGTATGATCTGTCTCTGGACTCGCTCATCCCACCCCATAGTAACCTGACTGCCTACTACAGATACCAAGGCTCCTTGACAACACCACAGTGTGATGAAGCAGTGGTTTGGACAGTGTTTGAAAACCCCATTCCACTAAGTAAACAACAG cTATCAGCATTTTCCCAGCTGAGCTTTGCAGATGGGACAAACATGACCGACACCTTCCGTCCAGTGCAGCCTCTAAACGGGCGAGAGGTGTATCGATCCTCTGCTGTGACCGTGATATTCAACAGCCTACTTCTTCTGTGCTCGTTTTTTGCTCTGAGTTTGTCATGCTGA